One part of the Alligator mississippiensis isolate rAllMis1 chromosome 3, rAllMis1, whole genome shotgun sequence genome encodes these proteins:
- the RPL37 gene encoding large ribosomal subunit protein eL37: MTKGTSSFGKRRNKTHTLCRRCGSKAYHLQKSTCGKCGYPAKRKRKYNWSAKAKRRNTTGTGRMRHLKKVYRRFRNGFREGTTPKPKRAAVAASSSS, encoded by the exons ATG ACGAAGGGAACGTCATCCTTTGGGAAGCGCCGCAATAAGACGCACACCTTGTGCCGTCGCTGTGGATCCAAGGCGTACCATCTCCAGAAGTCTACTTGTGGGAAATGCGGGTACCCTGCCAAACGCAAGAGAAAGT ATAACTGGAGTGCAAAGGCTAAAAGACGCAACACCACTGGTACTGGTCGTATGAGGCACCTGAAAAAGGTCTACCGTCGATTCAG GAATGGATTCCGTGAAGGAACTACACCGAAGCCCAAGAGAGCCGCTGTTGCAGCATCTAGCTCATCTTAA